The following coding sequences are from one uncultured Desulfobacter sp. window:
- a CDS encoding glycosyltransferase family 4 protein, with protein sequence MNKLKIGLTEAHGMVKEYSEFPGPNVTYSFLHPQKETHRFFKSPIKGYFRTFNSPNHDLIEASISPIVTDNDWIYSIANFQEALAFNFLGAPIPKKIRALYMGQLFRKDNFKQLIFWSEAGKKTLSSYGNVTCSRILEKTKVVYPAVRQMDDSLIQFQSEQIHILFGGDFFRKGGANAVDAFEETQKLYPEIRLRLCCDPEIDFNTGNQELKLKYLKKIELNPSIQMGRVPRSVMINDILPKTDIFLSPTYYEAFGFAFLEAMAFGIPIITTDCFAIPEIVEHGKTGFLIKIKQFDPESLFQGYQVNRIPQSFFDHVTQGVYEALCTLIASPESRKNFGMAALETARSKFSMERRNRRMDHIYQNTPL encoded by the coding sequence ATGAATAAGCTGAAAATTGGGTTGACCGAAGCACATGGCATGGTGAAAGAATATAGTGAGTTCCCCGGTCCAAACGTAACTTATTCCTTCTTACATCCTCAAAAAGAAACCCATCGTTTTTTTAAAAGTCCAATCAAAGGATATTTCAGAACATTTAACAGTCCAAATCATGACCTCATTGAGGCGTCTATAAGTCCAATCGTTACAGATAATGACTGGATATATTCTATCGCGAATTTCCAGGAAGCCTTAGCATTCAATTTTTTAGGTGCGCCTATACCGAAAAAAATCCGTGCTCTTTATATGGGGCAACTTTTCAGAAAAGACAATTTTAAACAATTAATATTCTGGAGTGAGGCTGGAAAAAAGACCTTGTCGTCTTATGGAAACGTTACTTGCAGCAGAATTCTTGAAAAAACAAAAGTCGTGTATCCGGCAGTCAGGCAAATGGATGATTCATTAATCCAATTTCAATCTGAACAAATCCACATCCTTTTTGGTGGTGATTTCTTCAGGAAAGGTGGTGCAAACGCGGTAGATGCGTTTGAAGAAACCCAAAAGCTATATCCCGAAATACGACTGAGGTTATGTTGTGATCCTGAAATTGACTTTAATACCGGCAATCAGGAACTAAAGCTAAAATATTTAAAAAAAATAGAATTGAATCCGTCTATTCAAATGGGCCGTGTTCCCAGGTCGGTAATGATCAATGATATTCTACCCAAAACAGACATCTTTTTATCCCCGACCTATTATGAAGCATTTGGTTTTGCATTTCTTGAGGCCATGGCTTTTGGCATCCCGATAATCACTACAGATTGTTTTGCCATCCCAGAGATCGTCGAGCATGGTAAAACAGGTTTTTTAATTAAAATTAAACAGTTTGATCCTGAATCTCTTTTCCAAGGATATCAGGTAAATCGCATCCCTCAATCTTTTTTTGATCACGTCACGCAAGGCGTGTATGAAGCATTATGTACACTGATAGCTTCCCCGGAAAGCAGAAAAAATTTTGGTATGGCGGCACTTGAAACTGCAAGATCTAAATTTTCCATGGAACGAAGAAATCGTCGAATGGACCATATCTATCAAAACACGCCGCTGTAA
- a CDS encoding glycosyltransferase produces MSYNLNRPIRVLQLGSPTGLYGAERWILALVRNLNPTKVYSIVSAVKDDPSLEVPLCLRADELGIKTKIFTAYGKYNFAAARQLKQYIIKNHIDILHTHGYKQDMVGLSGVAGTKCKIVSTPHGWTKHPDFKLRLYELFNRLIFAGMNAVAPLSEELHYGLMAWPFLNNKLHLIKNGVDFLELDAAQDTAPEVITWREQGHLIIGYIGRLVKGKGLDTLIKAVAKLKNTKFKLVLIGEGEEKEPLYSLAMDLGVMDHVHFMGFKPNRLDYLNGFDIFVLPSLSEGIPRCLMEAMGKKVPVIASDIPGCKMLVQDSISGLLFSPGSPDSLLDKLQCMIESPNIKPLVNTAYRFILQNYSASAMAYNYLYLYKKITNQN; encoded by the coding sequence ATGAGCTATAATTTAAACAGACCCATTCGCGTGCTCCAACTCGGCAGCCCAACAGGCCTTTACGGTGCAGAAAGATGGATCCTCGCACTGGTAAGAAACCTTAATCCAACCAAGGTGTACTCCATTGTATCTGCCGTCAAAGATGACCCTTCCCTGGAAGTCCCGCTTTGTTTGCGGGCTGATGAACTGGGGATCAAAACCAAGATATTCACCGCTTACGGCAAATACAATTTCGCTGCTGCCAGACAACTGAAACAATACATTATTAAAAACCATATTGATATCCTGCATACCCATGGATACAAGCAGGATATGGTGGGTCTTTCAGGTGTGGCAGGCACAAAATGCAAAATTGTTTCAACCCCCCATGGATGGACAAAACATCCAGATTTTAAGCTTCGCCTCTATGAACTGTTCAATCGTTTGATCTTTGCAGGCATGAATGCTGTGGCCCCTTTATCTGAAGAATTACATTATGGGTTAATGGCCTGGCCATTTTTAAATAATAAGCTGCATTTAATTAAAAATGGTGTCGATTTTTTGGAACTCGATGCGGCCCAGGACACCGCGCCTGAAGTCATCACTTGGCGGGAACAGGGACATCTCATCATTGGCTACATTGGCAGACTTGTTAAAGGCAAAGGGCTGGACACGCTGATAAAGGCAGTTGCCAAGCTGAAAAACACCAAATTTAAACTGGTGCTCATTGGTGAAGGGGAAGAAAAGGAACCTCTTTATTCTCTTGCAATGGACCTTGGTGTAATGGACCATGTTCATTTTATGGGATTTAAGCCAAACCGACTGGATTATCTAAACGGCTTCGATATCTTCGTTCTTCCATCACTGTCCGAGGGGATTCCAAGATGTCTTATGGAAGCCATGGGGAAAAAAGTTCCGGTTATTGCCTCCGACATCCCGGGGTGCAAAATGTTGGTGCAGGATTCAATCTCGGGGTTATTATTTTCGCCGGGCAGTCCGGACAGCCTACTCGACAAACTTCAATGCATGATCGAATCTCCAAATATCAAGCCTCTTGTCAATACAGCTTATCGTTTTATACTACAAAATTATTCAGCATCTGCGATGGCGTACAACTACTTGTATCTTTACAAAAAAATCACAAATCAGAACTAA
- the asnB gene encoding asparagine synthase (glutamine-hydrolyzing) yields the protein MCGITGYITFPGHNKEEAAIRVKKMADAIAHRGPDEEGFYVDEHATLGHKRLSIIDLSSGQQPMESFDANFQIVFNGEIYNYQEIQKELTNKGYKFRTNSDTEVILNAFIEWGKECVKKFNGMFAFVIWNVKEQSLFAARDRVGKKPFYYTWDGQTFAFASEMKALLAGGFSKKQINPKALDCYFTMGFIPVPYSIFQDIHKLPPAHLLMATPSGELTKRRYWELDFGTPRALTMGQAAEELEALLTDAVKIRLISEVPLGAFLSGGIDSSLVVSLMSKIMDQPVVTNTIGFDNKTFSELPAAATIAQFLTTNHHEFIVKPNASETIEQMATFFDEPFADSSALPTWHVCKMARKNVIVAISGDGGDEAFGGYTFRYVPHQMESRLRSRIPSVIRSGLFSLLGRIYPANAGLPKYLRLKTILENLSISDAQAYYNDLIWLRTDIRKTLYSKDFMDTLKGFSPAEMVIPAYQQSNAPDPVSKCQHIDIQGYMTDDVLVKVDRMSMAHALEVRNPLLDYRVMEFATKLPCNLKLSNGSGKQVLRYLVGQKLPPEIQKLPKQGFSIPAADWLRNDLKDILQDTINNSRLINSTLDRNCLNRIFGQHQTGEIDHSVFLWSLMMLGLWEKNYN from the coding sequence ATGTGCGGAATAACAGGATACATAACATTTCCAGGCCACAACAAAGAAGAGGCCGCCATTCGTGTAAAAAAGATGGCCGATGCCATTGCCCACCGAGGGCCTGACGAAGAAGGCTTTTATGTGGACGAGCATGCAACCCTGGGACACAAACGCCTGAGCATCATCGACCTATCCTCAGGCCAGCAACCCATGGAAAGCTTTGACGCTAATTTTCAGATCGTATTTAACGGAGAAATTTACAATTACCAGGAAATCCAGAAAGAACTGACCAATAAAGGCTATAAATTCAGAACAAACAGCGATACGGAAGTCATCCTGAATGCCTTTATTGAATGGGGAAAAGAATGCGTCAAAAAATTTAACGGCATGTTTGCCTTTGTCATTTGGAACGTCAAAGAACAAAGTTTATTTGCTGCCCGGGACAGGGTGGGAAAAAAACCATTCTACTATACCTGGGATGGCCAAACCTTTGCCTTTGCATCAGAAATGAAGGCACTTCTTGCTGGCGGATTTTCAAAAAAGCAAATTAATCCCAAAGCATTGGACTGCTACTTCACGATGGGATTTATTCCGGTGCCCTATTCTATTTTTCAAGATATACACAAATTACCACCGGCTCATCTTTTAATGGCAACCCCCTCCGGGGAACTCACCAAAAGGCGATACTGGGAACTTGATTTCGGCACCCCAAGAGCCCTGACAATGGGCCAGGCAGCAGAAGAACTTGAGGCGTTGTTGACAGATGCGGTTAAAATTCGCCTGATCAGCGAAGTGCCGCTGGGAGCGTTTTTATCCGGCGGTATTGACTCCTCTCTTGTGGTGTCGCTCATGTCCAAAATCATGGACCAACCCGTTGTCACCAATACCATTGGATTTGATAACAAAACGTTCAGTGAACTACCGGCAGCCGCAACCATTGCCCAATTTTTGACAACAAACCACCACGAGTTTATTGTCAAACCCAATGCATCTGAAACGATTGAACAGATGGCAACCTTTTTCGATGAACCCTTTGCCGACTCGAGTGCCTTGCCGACCTGGCACGTCTGCAAAATGGCCCGCAAAAATGTGATCGTTGCCATTTCCGGAGACGGCGGGGATGAGGCCTTTGGTGGGTATACGTTCAGGTATGTGCCCCATCAAATGGAATCCAGGTTGAGATCCAGGATACCTTCTGTTATTCGAAGCGGCCTGTTTTCACTTTTGGGGCGAATATATCCGGCCAATGCCGGACTACCTAAATACCTGCGCCTTAAAACCATTCTTGAAAATTTATCCATCAGTGATGCACAAGCCTATTACAACGATTTGATCTGGTTGCGAACAGACATCCGGAAAACGCTCTATTCAAAAGATTTCATGGATACCCTAAAGGGATTCTCTCCTGCGGAAATGGTCATCCCGGCCTACCAGCAAAGCAATGCGCCCGATCCGGTTTCAAAATGCCAACACATTGATATCCAAGGCTATATGACTGACGACGTTCTGGTCAAAGTAGACAGGATGAGCATGGCCCACGCCCTTGAGGTCCGAAATCCCCTCCTGGATTACCGGGTAATGGAATTTGCAACCAAACTGCCTTGCAACCTGAAATTAAGCAACGGATCCGGCAAACAAGTACTGCGTTACTTGGTCGGCCAAAAGTTGCCGCCTGAAATCCAAAAACTTCCCAAACAGGGGTTTTCCATTCCAGCTGCAGACTGGCTCCGAAATGACTTAAAAGATATCCTTCAGGATACTATAAACAACAGCCGGCTAATCAATAGCACCCTTGATCGAAATTGCCTGAACCGAATTTTTGGCCAGCACCAAACAGGAGAAATTGACCACAGTGTTTTCCTATGGAGCCTGATGATGCTCGGCCTCTGGGAAAAAAACTACAATTGA
- a CDS encoding IS4 family transposase, with translation MPQLIESLKNLIFSDNFRDQNKENKNDFTRNRLLSFQRLIFFLLNMNNSSYQAELDNFYKALFHHEIAKRVIYKGNLSKARAKLKYDAFVDLNDHMIDFFYRNFDFQTWYGFNLLAIDGSTARVPDEEQIIEHFGVWHSKKGEKPCPKARVSQLFDVLNKITIDAIISPKKEGEIELAAFHCLKLEKRDLILLDRGYPAYWLFKLILAQGAQFCARISYKKWNVVKRFYESGKPEKIVKLHASALSKKKCRELEYDVHPLEVRLIRVELDSGETEILVTSLTDMDAFPKELFANLYHLRWPIEEDYKTAKYRVQIENFSGKTIHSVYQDFHAKMFSKNLTAVIATTTRDDIIKKSETLKYVHQINFAQALSLMKDTIVLLFERSKNSIAGYVESLRDIFIKTTEGIRPNRKFPRRHRVKQKRFHLTLKTTT, from the coding sequence GTGCCACAACTAATCGAATCCCTAAAAAACCTTATCTTCTCTGATAATTTTCGTGATCAAAACAAAGAAAATAAAAACGATTTTACAAGAAACCGTCTGCTATCTTTTCAGAGACTCATTTTTTTTCTTTTGAACATGAACAATAGCTCATATCAGGCTGAACTGGATAATTTTTATAAAGCGCTTTTTCACCATGAGATTGCTAAACGTGTCATTTATAAAGGTAACTTGAGCAAAGCCCGAGCTAAGTTAAAATATGATGCTTTTGTCGATCTCAATGACCATATGATTGATTTCTTTTATCGAAATTTCGATTTTCAGACGTGGTATGGATTCAATTTATTGGCTATCGACGGCAGTACAGCCAGAGTGCCTGATGAAGAACAAATCATTGAACACTTTGGCGTATGGCATTCTAAAAAAGGGGAAAAACCTTGTCCAAAAGCGCGAGTGTCCCAGCTATTTGACGTTTTAAACAAAATCACCATTGATGCAATTATATCTCCAAAAAAAGAAGGTGAAATTGAATTGGCCGCTTTTCATTGTTTGAAATTGGAGAAACGAGATTTGATTCTGCTGGACAGGGGATACCCCGCCTATTGGCTGTTCAAACTCATCCTGGCACAAGGAGCCCAATTTTGTGCTCGTATTTCATACAAAAAATGGAACGTTGTTAAACGATTTTATGAGTCCGGAAAACCCGAAAAAATTGTAAAACTGCATGCATCAGCGTTATCAAAGAAAAAATGCAGGGAACTGGAATATGATGTCCATCCCCTTGAAGTGCGTTTAATCCGAGTTGAGTTGGATTCTGGTGAAACCGAAATTCTTGTCACGTCACTGACTGATATGGATGCTTTCCCAAAAGAGCTTTTTGCAAATCTGTACCATTTGAGATGGCCCATTGAAGAGGATTATAAAACAGCAAAATACAGAGTTCAGATTGAAAATTTTTCTGGCAAAACGATCCATTCCGTTTATCAGGATTTCCATGCAAAAATGTTTTCCAAGAATTTAACCGCCGTAATTGCCACTACAACCCGCGATGACATTATAAAAAAATCAGAGACACTGAAATATGTACACCAGATCAATTTTGCCCAGGCATTGTCCCTGATGAAAGATACAATTGTTTTGCTATTCGAACGATCTAAAAACTCAATTGCCGGATATGTAGAGTCGCTCAGGGATATATTCATAAAAACAACTGAGGGAATTCGACCTAACCGGAAATTTCCGAGACGACACCGTGTGAAGCAGAAACGATTCCATTTGACCCTAAAAACTACCACTTAA
- a CDS encoding acyltransferase, whose translation MTQNYKTSRIKSVDAFRLIAITAVIIIHTSPFAFSVPDHRIYDFIAVSINQIPRFGVPFFFVISGYFWGQKVRKGFPPLQTAIHTSKRLLQLFFIWSLVYLIPYNDLVLFCFNGTFNELIEKFSKNLQQLSQSPVTSLMQGSKSHLWFFIALLFSLNICAYFIKQKRVKSLIFISILLYGIGLIGKSYSNCFFDFNIQFNTRNGTFFGLIFYVSGYLISKFESDKKWLIYGMFLFLFGVFLHFSEVYYLWKIEGVSPWGHDFVIGTYFMGTGSALIALSNFEFPYLNLMSELGRLTLGIYAIHYIFVDLLQPYKINLESPSYEVINVILVLSFSIISALAISKISINAVSLRS comes from the coding sequence ATGACGCAGAATTACAAAACATCGCGGATAAAAAGTGTTGACGCTTTTCGATTGATAGCGATTACTGCAGTAATAATAATACACACTTCTCCGTTTGCGTTTTCTGTCCCAGACCACAGGATATATGATTTTATTGCTGTCTCAATTAACCAGATTCCAAGATTTGGAGTACCCTTTTTTTTTGTAATATCTGGATACTTCTGGGGACAAAAAGTGAGGAAAGGATTTCCTCCATTACAAACAGCCATTCACACTTCTAAAAGACTTTTACAGCTATTTTTCATTTGGTCTCTTGTATATTTGATTCCATATAATGACTTAGTGCTGTTTTGTTTTAATGGGACATTTAATGAATTAATAGAAAAATTTTCAAAAAATTTACAGCAACTATCACAAAGTCCGGTTACAAGTTTAATGCAAGGGTCAAAAAGTCACTTATGGTTCTTTATAGCATTGCTTTTTTCTCTAAACATTTGTGCTTATTTTATAAAACAGAAAAGAGTTAAATCTCTTATTTTTATATCGATTTTATTGTACGGGATTGGTCTCATCGGGAAATCATATTCAAATTGCTTTTTTGACTTTAATATTCAATTTAACACAAGAAATGGTACGTTTTTCGGTTTGATTTTTTATGTAAGCGGTTACTTGATTTCTAAATTTGAATCGGATAAAAAGTGGCTAATTTACGGGATGTTTCTTTTTCTGTTTGGAGTATTTCTTCATTTCTCGGAGGTTTATTATTTATGGAAGATAGAGGGCGTTAGTCCTTGGGGACATGATTTTGTCATAGGAACATATTTTATGGGTACTGGATCCGCCTTGATTGCATTGTCAAATTTTGAATTTCCATATCTTAATTTAATGAGTGAGTTAGGCCGGTTAACCTTAGGAATATACGCTATTCATTATATTTTTGTAGACTTGCTGCAACCATATAAAATAAATCTTGAATCACCATCTTATGAAGTAATTAATGTTATTTTAGTACTATCTTTTTCTATTATCTCAGCATTAGCAATTTCAAAGATTAGTATCAATGCCGTTTCCTTAAGGAGCTAA
- a CDS encoding type II toxin-antitoxin system YafQ family toxin: protein MLTPAYTKQFERDIKQMKKRGKNLEKLKIIINSIVSEEVIDSMHRDHKLIGNWKGRRECHIESDWLLIYMIESDKVVFERTGTHSDLF from the coding sequence ATGCTAACACCCGCATACACAAAGCAGTTCGAACGTGACATCAAACAAATGAAGAAGCGTGGAAAAAATCTTGAAAAGCTAAAAATAATCATCAATTCGATTGTGTCAGAAGAAGTGATTGACTCCATGCACCGGGACCATAAGTTAATTGGCAATTGGAAGGGACGCCGAGAGTGTCACATTGAATCTGATTGGCTACTGATCTATATGATCGAATCGGATAAAGTCGTTTTTGAACGAACCGGAACACATTCCGATTTGTTTTAA
- a CDS encoding type II toxin-antitoxin system RelB/DinJ family antitoxin, with amino-acid sequence MSKTSTIRARIEPDLKGKAEHIFQQLGLTTTQAITLFYKQVELKNGLPFDVAIPNKTTIKTFSDTDAGRNLVICEDTDEMFKNLGM; translated from the coding sequence ATGAGCAAAACATCTACAATCAGGGCTCGCATCGAACCCGATTTAAAAGGTAAAGCCGAGCACATATTCCAACAGTTAGGACTAACTACAACTCAGGCTATCACTTTATTTTATAAACAGGTTGAATTGAAAAATGGGCTTCCATTTGATGTGGCCATTCCCAATAAAACCACTATTAAAACTTTCTCAGATACGGATGCCGGACGAAATTTGGTCATTTGTGAGGATACAGATGAGATGTTTAAGAATTTGGGAATGTGA
- the asnB gene encoding asparagine synthase (glutamine-hydrolyzing), whose protein sequence is MCGITGYITLPGHNKEQATLRIKKMADAIAHRGPDEEGFYVDEHAALGHKRLSIIDLSSGQQPMESFDGNYQIVFNGEIYNYQEIQKDLINKGYKFRTNSDTEVILNAFIEWGNECVKRFNGMFAFVIWDVKEQSVFAARDRVGKKPFYYTWDGHTFAFASEIKALLAGGFSKKQINPRALDCYFSMGFIPVPYSIFKDVHKLPPAHVLIATPSGELTKSRYWELDFGTPRSLTMGQAAEELEALLTDAVKIRLVSEVPLGAFLSGGIDSSIVVSLMSKIMDQPVITNTIGFDNRKFSELPAAATIAEFLTTNHHEFVISPNASETIGQMAAFFDEPFADSSALPTWHVCKMARENVTVAISGDGGDEAFGGYTFRYVPHQMESKLRSEIPSVVRSSLFSLLGKLYPAGAKLPKYLRLKTILENLSISDAQAFYNDLIWLRTDIRQKLYSKNFMETLKGFSPAEMVIPLYQQSSAQDPVSRSQHTDIQCYMTDDVLVKVDRMSMAHALEVRNPLLDYRVLEFAAKLPYRLKLNNGSGKQILRHLAGQKLPPEIQKLPKQGFSIPAADWLRTDLKDTLQDVVNNSRIIKDSLDHNSLNRILHQHQTKRIDHNVFLWV, encoded by the coding sequence ATGTGCGGAATAACAGGATACATAACACTCCCCGGCCACAACAAAGAACAGGCCACCCTTCGTATAAAAAAAATGGCCGATGCCATTGCCCACAGAGGCCCTGACGAAGAAGGCTTTTACGTGGACGAACATGCAGCCCTGGGCCACAAACGCCTGAGCATCATCGACCTTTCCTCAGGCCAGCAGCCCATGGAGAGCTTTGACGGTAATTATCAGATCGTATTTAACGGAGAAATTTATAATTACCAGGAGATCCAAAAGGATCTGATCAACAAAGGCTACAAATTCAGAACAAACAGTGATACGGAAGTGATCCTAAATGCCTTTATTGAATGGGGAAATGAGTGCGTAAAAAGATTCAACGGCATGTTTGCCTTTGTTATCTGGGATGTTAAAGAACAAAGCGTATTCGCTGCCCGTGACAGGGTGGGAAAAAAACCTTTTTACTACACCTGGGACGGTCATACCTTTGCCTTTGCATCGGAAATCAAGGCACTTCTTGCCGGCGGATTCTCAAAAAAGCAAATCAATCCCAGAGCCCTGGACTGTTACTTCTCCATGGGCTTTATCCCGGTCCCGTATTCCATTTTTAAGGATGTTCACAAATTACCACCAGCCCATGTTTTAATAGCAACACCCTCCGGGGAACTCACCAAGAGCCGATACTGGGAACTTGATTTCGGTACCCCAAGGTCCCTGACAATGGGCCAGGCAGCAGAGGAACTTGAGGCGTTGTTAACGGATGCAGTCAAAATTCGCCTGGTCAGCGAAGTGCCGCTGGGCGCCTTTTTATCCGGCGGCATTGACTCATCCATTGTCGTGTCGCTTATGTCCAAAATCATGGACCAACCCGTTATCACCAATACCATTGGATTTGATAACAGAAAGTTCAGCGAACTGCCGGCAGCCGCAACCATTGCCGAATTTTTAACAACAAACCACCACGAGTTTGTTATCAGTCCCAATGCATCCGAAACCATTGGACAGATGGCGGCCTTTTTCGATGAACCCTTTGCCGACTCCAGTGCCCTGCCCACCTGGCATGTCTGCAAAATGGCCCGGGAAAATGTAACCGTTGCCATTTCCGGAGACGGCGGGGATGAAGCCTTTGGCGGATATACATTCCGGTATGTGCCCCATCAAATGGAATCCAAACTGAGATCCGAGATCCCTTCTGTTGTTCGAAGCAGCTTGTTTTCGCTTCTTGGAAAGCTGTACCCGGCCGGCGCCAAACTGCCCAAATACCTGCGCCTTAAAACCATTCTCGAAAATTTATCCATCAGCGATGCCCAGGCCTTTTACAACGATTTGATCTGGCTGCGTACCGATATCCGGCAAAAGCTTTATTCAAAAAATTTCATGGAAACCCTCAAGGGATTCTCACCAGCCGAAATGGTCATTCCGCTCTACCAGCAGAGCAGTGCGCAAGATCCGGTTTCAAGAAGCCAGCACACTGATATCCAGTGTTATATGACCGATGATGTCCTGGTCAAAGTAGACCGAATGAGCATGGCCCATGCACTGGAAGTCCGCAACCCTCTTCTGGATTACCGAGTACTGGAATTTGCAGCCAAACTACCTTACAGACTGAAATTAAACAATGGATCCGGCAAACAGATCCTCCGCCACCTGGCAGGCCAAAAGCTGCCGCCCGAAATCCAAAAACTTCCCAAACAGGGATTCTCCATTCCTGCAGCAGACTGGCTCCGAACCGACCTAAAAGATACGCTTCAGGATGTTGTAAACAATAGCCGCATCATCAAAGACTCCCTGGATCATAATAGCCTGAACCGCATTTTACACCAGCATCAGACAAAAAGAATCGACCACAATGTATTCTTATGGGTCTGA
- a CDS encoding four helix bundle protein encodes MSYSYENLKVYQKSLDFSVMVIQTVETLNTDRKHYRLIEQLESAATSVAMNIAEGKGRYSKKEFKHFLHIARGSLFETIALLQIFKKLTWLKTETYDSIYTESVEIHKMLSGLINSI; translated from the coding sequence ATGAGTTACTCATACGAAAACCTAAAAGTATACCAAAAATCCCTGGATTTCTCAGTAATGGTAATCCAGACTGTCGAAACCCTGAACACAGACAGAAAACACTATCGCCTGATAGAACAACTCGAAAGCGCAGCAACCTCAGTAGCCATGAACATTGCCGAAGGCAAAGGAAGATACTCAAAAAAAGAGTTCAAACACTTCCTACACATAGCAAGAGGCTCTCTATTCGAAACCATCGCCCTGTTGCAAATCTTCAAAAAACTAACCTGGCTAAAAACAGAAACCTACGATTCTATATATACCGAATCAGTAGAAATCCACAAAATGCTCTCAGGACTAATAAATAGTATTTAG
- a CDS encoding type II toxin-antitoxin system RelE/ParE family toxin: MKIIWSPLAIDRVAEIASYIAKDKPTAAENWVDTIFSKVESLASSPESGRIVPEINKNQYREIIYGNYRIVYRLEEKQISILTVRHGKQLLPIEELTADNSS, translated from the coding sequence ATGAAAATAATCTGGTCTCCATTGGCTATCGATAGAGTTGCAGAGATTGCAAGTTATATAGCAAAAGATAAACCAACTGCCGCTGAGAATTGGGTGGATACAATATTTTCAAAAGTTGAGAGTTTAGCCTCGTCTCCTGAATCAGGAAGAATTGTTCCAGAAATAAACAAAAATCAATATCGAGAAATAATCTACGGAAATTATAGAATAGTGTATCGGCTTGAAGAAAAACAAATATCCATTCTAACCGTGCGCCACGGCAAACAATTGCTGCCAATTGAAGAACTCACAGCTGACAACAGCTCATAG
- a CDS encoding type II toxin-antitoxin system Phd/YefM family antitoxin: MQRLRIDQDIKPLSEVRTGMASFIKQVHDTKRPVVITQHGKGVAVLLDANEYELMQEKIELLTEIQTSIHQIDNGDGVEHDEAKKMIMQRVFK; this comes from the coding sequence ATGCAAAGATTAAGGATAGACCAAGATATTAAGCCTCTGTCAGAAGTTCGAACTGGGATGGCATCATTTATTAAACAAGTTCACGACACAAAAAGGCCGGTTGTCATTACCCAGCATGGAAAAGGCGTTGCTGTTCTTTTAGATGCCAATGAATACGAATTAATGCAAGAAAAGATAGAACTTCTTACAGAAATACAAACTTCAATCCACCAGATAGACAACGGTGACGGCGTCGAGCACGATGAAGCAAAAAAAATGATCATGCAACGGGTTTTTAAATGA